The genome window GTAGTGTAACTGTAATAATTGCATACGAACCCCTCTTATGAATCATAATAAATATATATATTCCTTTGCTTCTATTGTATCCATTTTCGGAAAGGATTACGATAAAAACGAATTCACAAATTTGTCACATTTAAATTGAATATATTTAAGGAGTAGATCGTATGAAGATTAAAGCAGCCGTTACCCCAGGGCAAGGTAAAGATTTTCTTTTAGAAGAAGTAGAATTAGCTGCCCCAAAAGCAAATGAAGTATTAGTGAAAATTGTTGCAACAGGTGTATGTCATACAGATGCTGTTGCCCGTGATGCAGCAATTGCTCCACTACCTGCAGTACTGGGACATGAAGGAGCAGGGATTGTTGAAGAAGTTGGTTCAGGCGTTACACGTCTAGCAAAAGGGGATCATGTTGTATTATCCTTTGCACATTGTGGACACTGTGAAAATTGTTTAACAGGTCATCCAACTGTTTGTGAAACGTTTAATGACTTGAACTTTGGTGGCGCTCATGATGATCATACACATCGCTTATCTAAAGATGGTAAACCACTTTCCACTTTCTTTGGTCAATCTTCCTTTGGTACATTTGCGATTGCCCATGAACGTAACGTTGTTAAAGTGGATAAAGAGGTAGATTTAGCGCTTTTAGGACCTTTAGGCTGTGGAATCCAAACAGGAGCGGGTACTGTTTTAAATAAAATCAAGCCTGAATTTGGAGCTACTATTGCTATTTATGGTGCAGGTGCTGTTGGCTTAAGTGCTA of Niallia circulans contains these proteins:
- a CDS encoding NAD(P)-dependent alcohol dehydrogenase; its protein translation is MKIKAAVTPGQGKDFLLEEVELAAPKANEVLVKIVATGVCHTDAVARDAAIAPLPAVLGHEGAGIVEEVGSGVTRLAKGDHVVLSFAHCGHCENCLTGHPTVCETFNDLNFGGAHDDHTHRLSKDGKPLSTFFGQSSFGTFAIAHERNVVKVDKEVDLALLGPLGCGIQTGAGTVLNKIKPEFGATIAIYGAGAVGLSAIMAAKIVGCKTIIAVDIHDSRLELAKELGATHTFNGTKVDVVKEIKELTTGGTKYAVDTTGFPPVVRQCLQALRPLGVAAVVGVTPEMNIDVHNDIMAEGKTMMGVIEGDSVPNVFIPQLVEYYKNGQFPFDKLVKFYDFDQINEAFEASKNGEVIKPILRIS